The following proteins are co-located in the Candidatus Nanosynbacter sp. HMT-352 genome:
- a CDS encoding PH domain-containing protein gives MNPQTSSSEDLTQPVAYDADGRPLYHHPPQTGRPAPVVAQTNSYVTAKPEIIDGENFDPRLRSQYANEPQVVHVARDIDPKPFTISDDLRQKHEKSVQQYPNLNLSEGEYIILDIKRHPIGMLIPTGISVFLVVMIMVFVMFYPSIARDAIISPMPSLTDVFGVAMLLIGLVALGGAVSLWIYLQNHFYMTNESVIQEIQGSLFYRHEQTVSLGSIEDASFLQSGIIQTLFNYGTIRLSTEGEETTYIFHFVANPRKQIAIINNAIEDFKNGRPVCDD, from the coding sequence ATGAATCCGCAAACATCCTCGTCAGAAGATTTAACGCAGCCTGTTGCGTACGATGCTGATGGTCGACCACTATATCATCATCCACCGCAGACTGGTCGTCCAGCTCCGGTTGTGGCGCAGACGAATTCTTATGTGACGGCAAAACCGGAAATTATTGATGGGGAGAATTTTGATCCGCGATTGCGTAGTCAATATGCTAATGAACCGCAAGTCGTACATGTTGCGCGAGATATTGACCCGAAGCCGTTTACTATTAGCGATGACCTGAGGCAAAAGCATGAAAAATCAGTTCAACAATACCCGAATCTCAATTTGAGCGAAGGCGAATATATCATTTTGGATATTAAACGCCATCCAATTGGTATGCTAATTCCGACGGGAATCTCGGTTTTCTTGGTGGTGATGATCATGGTGTTTGTGATGTTTTATCCGTCAATTGCTCGTGACGCAATTATCTCGCCGATGCCTTCGCTGACCGATGTATTTGGCGTGGCGATGTTGCTTATCGGGCTGGTTGCGCTTGGTGGTGCGGTGTCTTTGTGGATATATTTGCAAAATCATTTTTACATGACCAACGAAAGTGTAATTCAGGAAATCCAGGGTAGCTTATTTTATAGGCACGAGCAAACGGTGAGCTTAGGCAGTATTGAAGATGCAAGCTTCCTCCAATCTGGAATTATTCAGACTCTTTTCAATTATGGCACGATTCGCCTCAGCACTGAGGGTGAAGAAACGACATATATATTCCATTTTGTGGCAAATCCACGCAAGCAGATTGCGATAATCAATAATGCCATTGAAGACTTCAAGAATGGCCGCCCTGTTTGTGATGATTAG
- a CDS encoding type II secretion system protein — MNKRNGFTIIELLVVATFLIIIAILGFSQYTKLTNESNNAKKRTAINAMHYSLEEGFYVKNGYYPEKLEEGTLSTMDPALLKDPQGKKIGEKDSSYRYESSNCNDGKCKSYKLVATLVDEDDYIKESRHK; from the coding sequence ATGAATAAGCGAAACGGTTTCACTATTATTGAACTTTTGGTTGTAGCAACTTTCTTGATTATCATTGCAATCTTAGGTTTCTCACAATATACAAAATTGACCAACGAATCAAACAACGCCAAAAAACGCACCGCGATTAACGCTATGCATTATAGCCTGGAAGAAGGTTTTTACGTTAAAAATGGCTATTACCCAGAAAAGTTAGAAGAAGGTACGCTTTCGACTATGGATCCCGCATTATTAAAAGATCCACAAGGTAAGAAAATTGGCGAAAAAGACAGCAGTTATCGTTATGAATCTTCAAATTGTAATGACGGAAAATGTAAGTCATACAAACTTGTCGCGACGCTTGTCGATGAAGATGACTACATAAAAGAAAGTCGCCATAAATAA